A region from the Gallaecimonas pentaromativorans genome encodes:
- a CDS encoding type IV pilus modification PilV family protein — MKANGFTLLEVLVAFVVLAMVLGGLLRVLSQSGRLEGSAANRQQAMAMAQSQLALLLSRKALPSSEERGKFDNGWRWQAKVSPFEGAEGNWLGTSNRAIEVQLTVSWGEHQQLMLTTLAIEGAL, encoded by the coding sequence ATGAAGGCTAACGGCTTTACCCTGCTCGAAGTGCTGGTGGCCTTTGTGGTGCTGGCCATGGTATTGGGCGGATTGTTGCGGGTGCTTAGCCAAAGCGGCCGCCTCGAAGGCAGCGCCGCCAACCGCCAGCAGGCCATGGCCATGGCCCAGTCGCAACTGGCGCTACTGCTCAGCCGCAAGGCGCTACCCAGCAGCGAAGAGCGGGGCAAATTTGACAACGGCTGGCGCTGGCAAGCTAAGGTCAGCCCCTTCGAGGGAGCCGAGGGCAACTGGCTTGGCACCAGCAACAGGGCCATTGAAGTGCAGCTCACCGTCAGCTGGGGCGAGCATCAGCAGCTGATGCTGACTACCCTCGCCATCGAGGGGGCCCTATGA
- a CDS encoding prepilin-type N-terminal cleavage/methylation domain-containing protein — protein MKAAGFTLMEMLIALVLLTLLATLAFGGLDITTQAWQRQEQRIGQQGRVEAVSQLLRRQLEGMSIEPIADTDGRLVAPLQASSDRLLLLAPGLNWQQPQPTWLLLSSRRQDDGYHLELRTQPFVKGTPVDWQALDAALADSTPRWLLTSNTPASFSYLQQTEPERWQSTWPQGAQAPLLVKLTLANQLSLMVAPYGQAFSLHSR, from the coding sequence ATGAAGGCCGCCGGCTTTACCCTGATGGAAATGCTGATAGCCCTGGTGCTGCTGACCTTGCTGGCCACCCTCGCCTTTGGCGGCCTCGACATCACCACCCAGGCCTGGCAGCGCCAGGAGCAGCGCATCGGCCAGCAAGGCCGGGTTGAGGCGGTAAGCCAACTGCTGCGCCGCCAGCTTGAGGGCATGTCCATCGAGCCCATTGCCGACACCGACGGGCGCCTCGTTGCCCCCTTGCAGGCCAGCAGCGATCGCTTGCTGCTGTTGGCCCCCGGCCTTAACTGGCAACAACCACAGCCCACCTGGCTGCTGCTGTCGAGCCGCCGCCAGGACGACGGTTATCACCTGGAGCTGCGCACCCAGCCTTTTGTCAAAGGCACCCCGGTGGACTGGCAGGCCTTGGACGCGGCCCTGGCCGACAGCACACCACGCTGGCTGCTGACCAGCAACACCCCGGCCAGTTTTAGCTACCTGCAACAAACCGAGCCCGAGCGCTGGCAAAGCACCTGGCCCCAGGGCGCCCAGGCGCCGCTGCTGGTCAAACTCACCCTTGCCAATCAACTTTCACTGATGGTGGCCCCCTATGGTCAGGCCTTTTCCTTGCACAGCCGCTAG
- a CDS encoding general secretion pathway protein GspK, producing the protein MVRPFPCTAARAGGIALVAVLWLLVLLTLMASTVALSSRSGAQVQHRLEQATANLWRAKGAVSLAIISLNTAQDQSPWLADGSPYQVQFDQQPMAVAVFDERGKIDLNAAPPTLLDGLLRQAGVGDSERTALVDAILDWRDEDDLQRLDGAESAQYQAAGLDGPANAPFNSIDELRQVLGMTDALVEALRPALTLYSHRATVLPQLAPRQVLLAMPGADALLVDDYIRQRRQLHDSGLPIPAPTWWPAEQATPGFGRYYTVQARLPLGDGQEALFSALLQRQQGDPARPFRVLSLGPGLLPDIDTGGAHD; encoded by the coding sequence ATGGTCAGGCCTTTTCCTTGCACAGCCGCTAGGGCCGGCGGCATCGCCCTGGTGGCGGTGCTGTGGCTGCTGGTGCTGCTGACCCTGATGGCCAGCACCGTGGCCTTGTCCAGCCGCTCTGGCGCCCAGGTGCAACATCGCCTGGAACAGGCCACCGCCAACCTGTGGCGGGCCAAGGGGGCGGTGAGCCTGGCCATCATCAGCTTGAACACCGCCCAAGACCAAAGCCCCTGGCTGGCGGACGGCAGCCCCTATCAGGTGCAATTTGACCAGCAACCCATGGCGGTGGCGGTATTTGACGAGCGGGGCAAAATCGACCTCAACGCCGCCCCCCCCACCTTGCTTGATGGCCTACTGCGCCAGGCTGGGGTTGGCGACAGCGAGCGTACCGCCCTGGTGGACGCCATCCTCGACTGGCGGGACGAGGACGATCTGCAGCGCCTCGACGGCGCCGAAAGCGCCCAATACCAGGCCGCAGGTCTCGATGGCCCGGCCAACGCCCCTTTTAACAGCATCGACGAGCTGCGCCAGGTACTGGGCATGACCGATGCCCTGGTTGAGGCGCTGCGCCCGGCCCTGACCCTCTACTCGCACCGGGCCACGGTATTGCCGCAACTGGCGCCTCGCCAGGTGCTGCTGGCCATGCCCGGGGCCGATGCCCTGCTGGTGGACGACTACATCCGCCAGCGCCGCCAGCTGCACGACAGCGGCCTGCCAATACCGGCCCCTACCTGGTGGCCCGCCGAGCAGGCCACCCCAGGCTTTGGCCGCTACTACACAGTGCAGGCCCGGCTGCCGCTGGGCGACGGCCAAGAGGCCCTATTCAGCGCCCTGCTGCAACGCCAGCAAGGGGACCCGGCCCGGCCCTTTCGGGTGCTGAGCCTGGGGCCGGGGCTACTGCCCGACATCGATACCGGAGGTGCCCATGATTGA
- a CDS encoding PilN domain-containing protein: MIDSLPGRLGPFWQWWSSEMLSLLPAGWRPAQSGLTISLSHGALRFDKLAEPLTLPLGEAATLEHQQRLAPYQRKRSLLLLPPDWVLKKTLQLPLATAGQLHQVLAMEMNRHTPFSAEQVYFAAQEVEAKPALDKLQLTLWVVNKAQLAPVLAQLADHGIQPRWLGLAGSPGRIPLGQGQSHYRAWLWPILLLAAALGGWAYYLNHRLATLDASLVAPKAQAEQAQQLSQRIEALSQGQDFLVTKRNRQPSPLLLLREVTQTLPDNTWINRLEFQPARISLQGESANASALISLLEASPHFANVRFSSPVSINPRSQQERFSLEAALNNGDRP; the protein is encoded by the coding sequence ATGATTGACAGCCTGCCAGGTCGCCTGGGGCCGTTTTGGCAATGGTGGAGCAGTGAGATGCTGAGCTTGCTGCCCGCGGGCTGGCGCCCGGCCCAAAGCGGCCTCACCATCAGCCTTAGCCATGGTGCGCTGCGCTTTGACAAGCTGGCCGAGCCTTTGACCCTGCCCCTTGGCGAAGCCGCTACTTTGGAGCACCAGCAGCGCCTGGCTCCTTATCAGCGCAAACGCAGCCTGCTGCTGTTGCCGCCGGACTGGGTGCTCAAAAAAACCCTGCAATTGCCCCTGGCAACCGCCGGCCAGCTCCATCAGGTGCTGGCCATGGAGATGAACCGTCACACGCCCTTTAGCGCCGAGCAAGTCTACTTTGCCGCCCAGGAGGTCGAGGCCAAGCCAGCCCTCGACAAGCTGCAATTAACGTTGTGGGTGGTCAACAAGGCGCAGCTGGCACCGGTGCTGGCGCAGCTGGCCGACCACGGCATCCAGCCCCGCTGGCTGGGCCTGGCAGGCAGCCCTGGCCGCATTCCTCTTGGCCAGGGCCAAAGCCACTACCGGGCCTGGTTGTGGCCAATATTGCTGCTGGCCGCCGCCCTGGGGGGCTGGGCCTATTACCTGAATCACCGCCTGGCCACCCTGGACGCCAGCCTGGTTGCCCCCAAAGCCCAGGCCGAGCAGGCCCAGCAGCTGAGCCAACGCATTGAGGCCCTCAGCCAGGGCCAAGACTTTTTAGTCACCAAACGCAACCGCCAGCCCTCGCCGCTGCTGCTGCTAAGGGAAGTCACCCAAACCCTGCCGGACAACACCTGGATCAACCGCCTGGAGTTTCAACCCGCGCGCATCAGCCTGCAGGGCGAGTCGGCCAATGCCTCGGCCCTCATCAGCCTGCTGGAAGCCTCACCCCACTTTGCCAATGTGCGGTTTTCCTCGCCGGTCTCCATCAACCCGCGCTCCCAGCAAGAAAGGTTCAGCCTGGAAGCGGCCCTGAATAACGGAGACCGGCCATGA
- the gspM gene encoding type II secretion system protein GspM produces MTLQSRAQPLLALLVLALGLLLLWLLLVAPLYGYFSARLEQLSTQQDMLARYQRLGQRIPELEQQLAILKRQRPAENLYLQAPTPALAAARLQQRLNQLVGQVGGQLISTQIVNGDTDSPLPKVVLAVRMRAETPELARLLYELEANRPLLFVDDLVVTANPRLTLVTAASRSGIAPLATLDIRFSLVAYAGGDAQ; encoded by the coding sequence ATGACCCTGCAAAGCCGCGCCCAGCCGCTGCTGGCCCTGCTGGTGTTAGCCCTGGGGTTGTTGCTGCTGTGGTTGTTGCTGGTGGCGCCGCTCTATGGCTACTTCTCGGCTCGCCTGGAACAACTCTCGACCCAGCAGGACATGCTGGCCCGCTACCAGCGCCTGGGCCAACGCATCCCCGAGCTTGAGCAGCAACTGGCCATCCTCAAGCGCCAGCGCCCCGCCGAGAACCTTTACCTGCAGGCACCCACCCCAGCCCTGGCCGCCGCCCGCCTGCAACAGCGCCTTAACCAACTGGTGGGCCAGGTCGGCGGCCAGCTTATCAGCACCCAAATCGTCAACGGCGACACCGACTCGCCGCTACCCAAGGTGGTGCTGGCGGTGCGGATGCGGGCCGAGACCCCGGAGCTGGCCAGGCTCCTTTATGAGCTGGAGGCCAACCGGCCACTGCTCTTTGTCGACGATCTGGTGGTAACCGCCAACCCCAGGCTCACCCTGGTAACCGCCGCCAGCCGCAGCGGCATTGCGCCGCTCGCCACTTTGGATATCCGTTTTTCACTGGTGGCCTATGCCGGGGGGGATGCCCAATGA
- a CDS encoding DNA utilization family protein has protein sequence MSPLILLLAMAQPLTPMPPFDDFKVITERNLFDPSRRTVASGGASASAGSLNDQWTLSGIVLEGSQRLALFDSSDGKQSLRLQSGMPLDERWQVLKIEADCVVLGSGTEEVRLELRERQPNNKDSKPRRKPGKTQDAGNGAPQQQGDGG, from the coding sequence ATGAGCCCACTTATTCTGCTGCTGGCCATGGCCCAGCCGCTAACGCCCATGCCGCCCTTTGACGACTTCAAGGTGATAACCGAGCGCAATTTGTTTGACCCGAGCCGGCGCACCGTCGCCAGTGGCGGCGCTTCGGCCAGCGCCGGTAGTCTCAACGATCAATGGACGCTCTCCGGCATCGTGCTGGAGGGCAGCCAGCGCCTGGCCCTCTTTGACAGCAGCGACGGCAAACAAAGCCTGCGCCTGCAAAGCGGCATGCCTCTGGATGAGCGCTGGCAGGTACTGAAGATAGAAGCCGACTGCGTGGTGCTTGGCAGCGGCACAGAAGAAGTGCGCCTGGAACTGAGGGAGCGGCAACCGAACAACAAGGACAGCAAACCCAGGCGCAAACCGGGTAAAACCCAAGACGCCGGCAACGGCGCCCCACAACAACAAGGTGATGGGGGTTAA
- the gspD gene encoding type II secretion system secretin GspD: protein MMSALKTVLPMLCLLVAGCALTPAGEHASDNPFRKSNQDATTEEPSLYDQAHPGRGDVMAPLITGEANNPPPMERVEIYPGSGHFVGQAGSDAPRSSAGDVTLNFQDTAIGEVVKTILGDILRENYSIDDGVQGKVSLQTSKPITRDALIPTLDTLLQINGAALVRNNGLYQVVPTGEVSLGGLNPRLKLSADRGYQMLVWPLKYIGAKEMMKLLEPIKPKQGLLEADERRNLLTIAGTQSDLLSLRDTIQLFDVDQLQGMSVGIFRLQAVEAGVITQELEAIFGDSAEGPLAGMVRFLPIDRLNALLVITPQAKYLTDARTWIERLDKADNPRGLNMYVYYVQNSKADRLADMLSKLFEGSNARPSSQPAPDVPQPKAPPDAVPVVAVSGGMDTTNLNVGEVQIIADEENNALLIMASPSDYDKVHKAVKQLDVLPLQVLVEATIVEVTLQDELRYGLQWFFKNRFGSKSGIGSLGTRPLSSPTDYLASATYEVFDATATRLLLNTLASDSKLNVVSSPSLMVLDNHTAAIRVGDQVPVRTSQTTNTSSDLGNITSTIQFKDTGVLLEVTPRVNAGGMVVLDITQEVNDVATTTTSDIDSPTITQRRINTSVAVQSGETLVLGGLIRDNRSNDSSGVPGLRQVPVLGWLFGSAGRSNQRTELVVMITPTAVTDREEARQVTREYRNKLKGVTFPAGAFGHKGN, encoded by the coding sequence ATGATGAGTGCACTCAAAACAGTGCTGCCGATGCTTTGCCTGCTGGTGGCCGGCTGCGCCCTGACGCCAGCCGGGGAACATGCCAGTGACAATCCTTTTAGAAAATCCAACCAGGACGCCACTACCGAGGAGCCCAGTCTTTACGATCAGGCCCACCCAGGCAGGGGCGATGTGATGGCGCCGCTGATAACGGGCGAGGCCAATAACCCACCGCCCATGGAGCGGGTGGAAATTTACCCCGGCAGCGGCCACTTTGTGGGCCAGGCCGGGAGCGATGCCCCACGCAGCAGCGCCGGTGATGTCACCCTGAACTTTCAGGACACCGCCATCGGCGAGGTGGTAAAAACCATCCTTGGCGACATCCTGCGGGAAAACTACAGCATCGACGATGGGGTGCAGGGCAAGGTCAGCCTGCAAACCAGCAAACCCATCACCCGCGACGCCCTTATTCCCACCCTCGATACCCTGCTGCAAATCAATGGCGCCGCCCTGGTGCGCAACAACGGCCTGTATCAGGTGGTGCCCACCGGCGAGGTGTCGCTGGGCGGCCTCAACCCCAGGCTCAAACTCAGCGCCGACAGGGGCTACCAGATGCTGGTGTGGCCCCTTAAGTACATTGGCGCCAAGGAGATGATGAAACTGCTTGAGCCCATCAAACCCAAGCAAGGCCTGCTGGAAGCCGATGAGCGGCGCAACCTGCTGACCATCGCCGGCACCCAATCCGACCTTTTAAGCCTGCGCGACACCATTCAGCTGTTTGACGTAGACCAGCTGCAAGGTATGTCGGTGGGCATTTTCCGGCTGCAAGCGGTAGAAGCAGGGGTCATTACCCAGGAGCTGGAAGCCATCTTTGGCGACAGCGCCGAGGGCCCGCTGGCGGGCATGGTGCGCTTTTTACCCATAGACCGGCTCAACGCGCTGCTGGTGATCACCCCCCAGGCCAAGTACCTGACTGACGCCCGCACCTGGATAGAGCGACTGGACAAAGCCGACAACCCCCGCGGCCTCAACATGTACGTCTATTACGTGCAGAACTCCAAGGCCGACCGGCTGGCGGACATGCTCAGCAAGCTTTTCGAGGGCAGCAACGCCCGGCCCTCCAGCCAGCCCGCGCCGGATGTACCCCAGCCCAAGGCGCCGCCGGATGCGGTGCCGGTGGTGGCGGTGAGCGGCGGTATGGACACCACCAACCTTAATGTCGGCGAGGTGCAGATCATTGCCGACGAGGAGAACAACGCCCTGCTGATCATGGCCAGCCCCAGCGACTACGACAAAGTACACAAGGCGGTCAAACAGCTCGATGTGCTGCCGCTGCAAGTGCTGGTGGAAGCCACCATAGTGGAGGTTACCCTGCAGGACGAGCTGCGTTACGGCCTGCAGTGGTTTTTTAAAAACCGCTTTGGCAGCAAATCCGGCATCGGCTCACTGGGCACTCGGCCGCTGAGCTCACCCACCGATTACCTGGCCAGCGCCACCTATGAGGTGTTTGACGCCACCGCTACCCGGCTACTGCTCAACACCCTGGCCTCTGACTCCAAGCTCAACGTGGTGTCCTCTCCCTCGTTGATGGTGCTGGACAACCATACCGCTGCCATCCGGGTTGGCGATCAGGTGCCGGTACGCACCTCCCAGACCACCAACACCTCGTCTGACCTTGGCAACATCACCAGCACTATCCAGTTCAAGGACACCGGCGTACTGCTGGAAGTGACCCCGAGGGTCAATGCCGGCGGCATGGTGGTGCTGGACATCACCCAGGAGGTCAACGACGTGGCCACCACCACCACCTCGGATATCGACTCGCCCACCATCACCCAGCGGCGCATCAATACCTCGGTGGCGGTGCAAAGCGGCGAGACCCTGGTGCTGGGAGGCCTGATTCGCGACAACCGCAGCAACGACAGCAGCGGCGTGCCCGGCTTGCGCCAGGTGCCGGTGCTGGGCTGGCTGTTTGGCTCGGCCGGGCGCAGCAATCAGCGCACCGAACTGGTGGTGATGATCACCCCCACCGCCGTCACCGACCGCGAAGAAGCGCGCCAGGTCACCCGCGAATACCGTAACAAGTTAAAAGGGGTTACCTTCCCCGCCGGGGCCTTTGGCCACAAAGGTAACTGA
- a CDS encoding Ig-like domain-containing protein — translation MKRPALSLLSAALLMSATAYGAAPADNARDLTQDLVKLIKNSHANGKAHGLEAKAQARQQALLALADNDPQAAVELLIPAGKQQGLDASVLAYLEQPVAMSGEVQTLVADHEDGSFSHQYLLNTPFGDQIPLKGKGLGKLSGKGEVQLGGAMLGSEMLVDDSNILVMAADGSTTTSNGGTAGASGTVTGEQKTLVVLANFSDDPQQPWTKDAINSLVFGTVNDVIMENAQNKAWLSGDVYGWYTLGVSSSQCDFNTVVPAFKEAASANGVDLSAYSRYVFITPKTSSCGFTGLSTVGGNPAVSLINGQVANWQIITHEMGHGMGLYHAHALECGANVEGSSCTSSEYGDITDPMGKGLALFGARNREALGWLNVTDASNGGVYTLGGYAGTSGYEKAIKIAKGDGTYYYLSYRQPTGLDSSLATANFENGVVFHEVDPSNGNAQYLLDMTPGSGTTNTDFYDPALVAGYSYQSGNVQVDTLSAGGDTAEVSVIASGSSADSCVAKAPSVVLSPGQSPWLAAGSAATYTVSVTNNDSAACATGTVSLAKSLPSGWSATLGASSLSLAPGSSASTTLVVSSASTAVDGFYTVQVSASQHQNSVSSSATYVVDNPASSTNSAPVANNDSATTSGSSVVIAVLSNDTDADGDTLSISSFTQGSKGSVTQSGNNLIYTPARNFKNGDSFSYTVTDGTASASATVTIGVASSSGSTSGGSTGGGGKGRNK, via the coding sequence TTGAAACGTCCAGCCCTTAGCCTGCTATCCGCTGCCCTATTGATGTCTGCCACCGCCTATGGCGCCGCCCCTGCCGATAACGCACGGGATTTGACCCAGGATCTGGTCAAACTCATTAAAAACAGCCATGCCAATGGCAAGGCCCACGGCCTGGAAGCCAAAGCCCAGGCCCGCCAGCAAGCCTTGCTGGCCCTGGCCGACAACGACCCGCAAGCGGCGGTGGAGCTGCTGATACCGGCTGGCAAACAACAAGGGCTGGACGCGTCGGTGCTGGCCTACCTGGAGCAACCTGTGGCCATGAGTGGGGAAGTACAAACCCTGGTGGCCGACCACGAAGACGGCAGTTTCAGTCACCAGTACCTGCTCAATACCCCCTTTGGCGACCAGATCCCCCTCAAGGGCAAAGGCCTTGGCAAACTGAGTGGCAAAGGTGAAGTGCAGCTCGGCGGCGCCATGCTGGGCAGCGAAATGCTGGTGGACGACAGCAACATCCTGGTGATGGCCGCCGACGGCAGCACCACCACCAGTAACGGCGGCACTGCCGGCGCTTCTGGTACCGTGACCGGCGAGCAAAAGACCCTGGTGGTGCTGGCCAACTTCAGCGACGACCCCCAGCAGCCTTGGACCAAAGACGCCATCAACAGCCTGGTGTTTGGCACCGTTAACGACGTGATCATGGAAAACGCCCAGAACAAGGCTTGGCTGAGCGGCGACGTTTACGGCTGGTACACCTTGGGGGTCAGCTCCAGCCAGTGCGATTTCAATACCGTGGTACCGGCCTTTAAAGAAGCGGCCAGCGCCAATGGCGTGGATTTGAGCGCTTACAGCCGTTACGTGTTCATTACCCCCAAAACCAGCAGCTGCGGCTTTACCGGCCTGTCTACCGTGGGTGGCAACCCGGCGGTGTCCCTCATTAACGGCCAGGTGGCCAACTGGCAGATCATCACCCACGAAATGGGCCACGGCATGGGTCTGTACCACGCCCACGCCCTGGAATGCGGCGCCAACGTTGAAGGCAGCAGCTGCACCAGCTCCGAATACGGCGACATCACCGACCCCATGGGCAAAGGCCTGGCCCTGTTCGGCGCCCGTAACCGTGAGGCATTGGGCTGGCTCAATGTTACCGATGCCAGCAACGGCGGCGTCTATACCCTGGGCGGTTATGCCGGCACCAGCGGCTACGAAAAAGCCATCAAAATCGCCAAGGGCGATGGCACCTATTACTACCTGAGCTACCGCCAGCCCACCGGGCTGGACAGCAGCCTGGCCACCGCCAACTTTGAAAACGGCGTGGTGTTCCACGAAGTGGACCCCAGCAACGGCAATGCCCAGTACCTGCTGGACATGACCCCGGGTTCTGGCACCACCAACACCGACTTTTACGACCCAGCCCTGGTGGCCGGTTACAGCTACCAGAGCGGCAATGTGCAGGTCGATACCCTGAGCGCCGGTGGCGACACCGCCGAGGTCTCGGTGATTGCCTCTGGCAGCAGCGCCGACAGCTGCGTCGCCAAGGCCCCATCGGTGGTGCTGAGCCCCGGTCAAAGCCCTTGGCTGGCCGCTGGTAGCGCAGCCACCTATACCGTCAGTGTCACCAATAACGATTCTGCCGCTTGTGCCACCGGTACCGTTAGCCTGGCCAAATCCCTGCCAAGCGGCTGGTCCGCCACCCTGGGCGCCAGCAGCCTGAGCCTTGCCCCCGGCAGCAGTGCCAGCACCACCCTGGTGGTGAGCTCTGCCAGCACGGCGGTGGACGGCTTTTACACTGTGCAAGTCAGTGCCAGCCAGCACCAAAACAGCGTCAGCAGCAGCGCCACCTATGTGGTGGATAACCCGGCCTCCAGCACCAACAGTGCGCCGGTTGCCAACAACGACAGCGCCACCACCAGCGGCAGCAGCGTGGTGATTGCGGTACTGAGTAACGATACCGACGCCGACGGCGACACCCTGTCCATCAGCAGCTTTACCCAAGGCAGCAAGGGCAGCGTCACCCAGAGCGGCAACAACCTGATTTACACCCCGGCCCGTAACTTTAAAAACGGCGACAGCTTCAGCTACACCGTCACCGACGGCACCGCCTCGGCCAGTGCCACGGTCACTATAGGTGTGGCCAGCAGTTCCGGCAGCACCAGTGGCGGTTCCACCGGTGGTGGCGGCAAGGGCCGCAACAAATAA
- a CDS encoding sigma-54 dependent transcriptional regulator, producing the protein MNKVEYEWPCQGQEGQRKALFLDLSSSSEDIRLPGWQLDRVTSPAKARMMLAQNGYEVALARVCPLKDSQRDELEDVLCDNNAPAWIVLTRTEELEDQDFCRLIYENCYDFYTLPLDGKVSFLQATLGHAYGINRLREMGEKQLSCLDECQMVGASQPIMQVFSQIRKVAAVDAPVLILGESGTGKELIARAIHQRSARRKGPFIAVNCGALPETLIQSELFGHEKGAFTGALRRKLGRFEMAQGGTVFLDEVGDLPLELQVNLLRFLQEGSIERLGGEQSLNLDVRVIAATHVDLDKAVAEGRFREDLFYRLNVLHLRVPPLRERPGDVELLARFFFQKFSLDHNSKARGLSQQALVAINQYGWPGNVREMINRIRRALVMSENRLISAEDLGLKSPKQDTRVLSLDAARQGAEREALIASLAFTQHNVSEAARLLGVSRVTLYRLMDKHQLN; encoded by the coding sequence GTGAATAAAGTTGAATACGAGTGGCCTTGCCAAGGACAGGAGGGGCAAAGAAAAGCACTGTTTTTGGATCTGTCGTCATCCAGCGAAGATATCCGCCTGCCAGGTTGGCAATTGGACCGGGTCACCAGCCCCGCCAAAGCCAGGATGATGTTGGCCCAAAACGGCTACGAGGTAGCACTGGCAAGGGTGTGCCCGTTGAAGGATAGCCAGCGCGATGAGCTTGAAGACGTTCTTTGCGACAACAACGCACCCGCCTGGATAGTCCTCACCCGCACCGAAGAGCTTGAAGACCAGGATTTCTGTCGGCTCATCTACGAAAACTGCTATGACTTTTACACCCTGCCGCTGGACGGCAAGGTCAGCTTCCTGCAGGCCACCCTAGGCCACGCCTACGGCATCAATCGTCTGCGGGAGATGGGCGAGAAGCAGCTTTCTTGCCTGGATGAATGCCAGATGGTCGGCGCCAGCCAGCCAATCATGCAGGTCTTTAGCCAAATTCGTAAGGTGGCGGCGGTAGATGCGCCGGTGCTCATTTTGGGGGAAAGTGGTACCGGCAAAGAGCTTATCGCCCGCGCCATCCACCAGCGCTCGGCCCGCCGCAAGGGGCCTTTTATTGCCGTTAACTGCGGCGCCTTGCCGGAAACCCTTATCCAGTCGGAACTCTTTGGCCATGAAAAGGGCGCCTTTACCGGGGCGCTGCGCCGCAAGTTGGGGCGCTTTGAAATGGCCCAGGGCGGCACCGTGTTTTTGGATGAAGTAGGAGACTTACCCCTTGAATTACAGGTCAATTTGCTGCGCTTTTTGCAAGAAGGCAGCATCGAGCGCCTGGGAGGGGAACAGAGCCTTAACCTGGATGTAAGGGTGATTGCCGCCACCCATGTGGACTTGGACAAAGCGGTGGCCGAGGGGCGTTTTCGTGAAGACTTGTTCTACCGGCTCAATGTGCTGCACCTTCGGGTACCGCCCCTTCGGGAGCGGCCGGGCGATGTAGAGCTGCTGGCACGGTTTTTCTTCCAAAAATTCAGCCTTGACCACAACAGCAAGGCCAGGGGCCTTAGCCAGCAGGCACTGGTGGCCATCAACCAGTATGGCTGGCCTGGCAATGTACGGGAGATGATAAACCGCATCCGCCGCGCTCTGGTGATGAGCGAAAACCGGCTGATAAGCGCCGAAGATCTGGGGCTCAAAAGCCCCAAACAGGACACCCGGGTGCTGAGCCTGGATGCGGCCAGGCAAGGCGCCGAGCGCGAGGCGCTGATCGCCTCACTGGCCTTTACCCAGCACAATGTATCGGAGGCTGCCAGGCTGTTGGGGGTCTCCAGGGTGACCCTGTACCGCCTGATGGACAAACATCAGCTTAATTGA